Proteins from a single region of bacterium:
- a CDS encoding ParB/RepB/Spo0J family partition protein — protein sequence MATNRLGRGLQALIPELSNSDSGKSESVREIEIARITANPFQPRVEFDPARLEELKQSILQNGLITPVTVRPHGANFQLIAGERRLRAVQELGYTRVPAFVLDIKDDRQMLELAIVENVQREDLNPIEEARGYQRLIEECDLTQEIVAQKVGKDRVTIANALRLLKLAEPIQESLKKGELSAGHARAILTAPDKQKQLALWKKTVKQQLSVRQVEKLARNESNGTAKAAKKKLRTVAADVQQAEDLLRRKLGTQVRIEKKGKGGVIEVEFYTTDDLERILELLQSV from the coding sequence ATGGCTACCAACCGGTTGGGAAGAGGGCTGCAAGCGCTCATTCCCGAACTCAGCAATAGCGACAGCGGCAAGTCCGAATCGGTTCGGGAGATCGAAATTGCCAGGATCACGGCCAACCCCTTCCAGCCCCGCGTCGAGTTCGATCCTGCCCGCCTGGAAGAGCTCAAACAATCCATCCTGCAAAACGGTTTGATCACGCCCGTCACCGTGCGGCCGCACGGCGCGAATTTCCAGCTCATCGCCGGCGAGCGCCGTTTGCGCGCCGTGCAGGAGCTCGGCTACACGCGCGTGCCGGCTTTTGTACTCGACATCAAAGACGACCGGCAGATGCTGGAGCTTGCCATCGTCGAGAACGTGCAGCGCGAGGATCTCAATCCCATCGAAGAGGCGCGCGGCTATCAGCGCTTGATCGAGGAGTGTGACCTGACCCAGGAGATCGTGGCGCAAAAGGTGGGCAAGGATCGCGTCACCATTGCCAACGCGCTGCGCCTGCTGAAGCTGGCTGAGCCGATTCAGGAGAGTCTGAAGAAAGGTGAGCTTTCCGCCGGCCATGCGCGCGCCATCTTGACCGCGCCCGACAAGCAAAAGCAACTCGCGCTCTGGAAGAAAACCGTCAAGCAGCAGCTCAGCGTGCGGCAGGTCGAGAAACTCGCGCGCAACGAAAGCAACGGCACCGCCAAAGCCGCGAAAAAGAAATTGCGCACGGTGGCCGCCGACGTGCAGCAGGCGGAGGATCTGCTGCGCCGCAAACTGGGCACGCAAGTGCGCATCGAAAAGAAAGGCAAGGGCGGGGTGATCGAAGTCGAATTCTATACCACCGACGATCTCGAACGAATTCTCGAGCTGCTGCAGAGCGTGTAA
- a CDS encoding ectonucleotide pyrophosphatase/phosphodiesterase codes for MQQRTLAVFAVLFLIGCTGPAAVRETTPHASRIKDLDPTVVLISIDGFRHDYLDKAAAPNLQRLAQNGVRAQGMIPAFPSKTFPNHYTIVTGLYPEHHGIVSNTMYDPELNARFRIGDRAAVEDSRWWGGEPLWVTAQQQGRISATYFWVGSETEILGVRPAYWKRYEHDTPNSARVAQVLAWLDLPKPQRPTLITLYFSIIDDLGHEFGPDSPELSQAITAIDSVIGELVHGLAARDILKRVNLIVVSDHGMAATSAERVIYLDDYLDLQQVEVIDWTPVLALLPRPGQEEAVYQKLKGAHPHLLVYRKAEIPERFHFRRHRRIMPIMGLADDGWTISAHSRRRGPRGGDHGYDNLLPSMRATFIAHGPAFKTKLRAAPFQNIHVYDLVCEILRLRPAPNDGSLDSVRTMLKEQPAKMRGK; via the coding sequence ATGCAACAGAGAACTCTTGCGGTGTTCGCCGTTTTGTTCCTCATCGGCTGCACCGGTCCGGCTGCTGTGCGGGAAACCACGCCGCACGCAAGCCGCATCAAAGACCTTGACCCCACTGTTGTCCTGATCTCGATTGACGGATTTCGCCATGACTATTTGGACAAAGCCGCCGCACCCAACTTGCAGCGCCTGGCACAAAACGGCGTGCGCGCCCAAGGAATGATTCCCGCCTTTCCCAGCAAAACGTTTCCGAATCACTACACGATCGTTACCGGACTCTATCCCGAGCATCACGGCATTGTGTCCAACACCATGTACGATCCCGAGCTCAACGCGCGTTTTCGCATCGGTGATCGCGCCGCGGTGGAAGACAGCCGCTGGTGGGGCGGCGAGCCGTTGTGGGTGACGGCACAGCAACAGGGAAGGATCAGCGCCACTTATTTTTGGGTGGGATCAGAAACGGAAATACTCGGCGTGCGCCCGGCCTATTGGAAACGCTACGAACATGACACGCCCAACTCCGCGCGCGTCGCGCAGGTGCTGGCCTGGCTTGACCTGCCCAAACCGCAGCGGCCGACCCTGATCACGCTGTATTTCAGCATCATCGACGATTTGGGCCACGAGTTTGGCCCGGATTCACCGGAGTTGAGTCAGGCGATCACGGCGATCGACAGCGTGATCGGCGAGTTGGTGCACGGCCTGGCGGCGCGCGATATTTTAAAGCGGGTCAACCTCATCGTCGTCTCCGATCACGGCATGGCCGCCACCAGTGCCGAGCGCGTCATTTACCTCGATGATTACCTCGATCTGCAGCAGGTCGAAGTCATCGACTGGACGCCGGTGCTGGCGCTGCTGCCGCGGCCGGGGCAGGAAGAGGCGGTCTATCAGAAACTCAAAGGGGCGCATCCGCATTTGCTGGTCTATCGCAAAGCGGAAATCCCCGAGCGCTTTCACTTTCGCCGGCACCGCCGCATCATGCCGATCATGGGCCTGGCGGACGACGGCTGGACGATCAGCGCTCACAGCCGTCGCCGGGGACCTCGAGGGGGCGACCACGGCTATGACAATCTGCTGCCCTCCATGCGCGCGACCTTTATCGCGCACGGTCCGGCTTTCAAGACCAAATTGCGCGCTGCGCCATTCCAGAACATTCACGTTTATGACTTGGTCTGTGAGATCTTGCGCCTCAGGCCGGCGCCGAATGACGGCAGCCTCGATTCCGTGCGGACCATGCTGAAAGAGCAGCCAGCGAAAATGCGGGGAAAGTGA
- a CDS encoding AAA family ATPase, with the protein MARTISISNQKGGVGKTTTAVNLSACIAVAENPVLVVDIDPQANTTSGLGVDPRKVRNSIYEVLINDLDVNQAIIKTDLEYLDLLPSHVRLVGAEVELVSAMTREQILKRALSRLEKSYRYIFIDCPPSLGLLTLNALTAADSVLIPIQCEYYALEGLSQLLNTIRLVQKHLNSRLEIEGVLLTMYDGRLNLSRQVADDVRKYFGDKVYNTAILRNVRLSEAPSYGKPIILYDAVCSGAENYMSLASEILKNGYQPVGKRAASAHSRTQQ; encoded by the coding sequence ATGGCGAGGACAATTTCGATTTCCAACCAAAAAGGCGGCGTGGGCAAGACCACGACGGCAGTCAACCTGTCGGCCTGCATCGCCGTGGCGGAAAACCCGGTGCTGGTGGTGGATATTGATCCACAGGCCAATACCACCAGCGGCTTGGGCGTCGATCCGCGCAAGGTGAGAAACAGCATCTACGAAGTCCTCATCAACGATCTCGACGTCAATCAGGCGATCATCAAGACGGATCTCGAGTATTTGGATTTGCTGCCCTCCCACGTGCGGCTGGTGGGCGCGGAAGTCGAGTTGGTAAGCGCGATGACGCGCGAACAGATTCTCAAGCGTGCCCTCTCCCGGCTGGAAAAATCCTACCGCTACATCTTCATCGACTGCCCGCCCTCGCTGGGATTGCTGACGCTGAATGCGCTCACCGCGGCGGATTCGGTTTTGATTCCAATTCAATGTGAATACTACGCGCTCGAGGGCCTGAGCCAGTTGTTGAACACCATCCGGCTGGTGCAGAAGCATCTCAACTCGCGCCTGGAAATCGAGGGCGTGCTGCTGACGATGTATGACGGCCGGTTGAATCTCAGCCGGCAAGTGGCGGACGACGTGCGCAAATACTTCGGCGACAAGGTTTACAACACCGCGATTCTGCGCAACGTGCGCTTGAGTGAGGCGCCGAGTTACGGCAAGCCCATCATTTTGTATGATGCGGTGTGCAGCGGCGCGGAAAATTACATGAGTCTGGCATCCGAGATCTTGAAGAATGGCTACCAACCGGTTGGGAAGAGGGCTGCAAGCGCTCATTCCCGAACTCAGCAATAG
- a CDS encoding TolC family protein: MSLLLILSKPAPGQTLSLDDCLRLALQENQRLVSAGYGVNAAEQQIKAAGALRRPNLSLTAGASFAPLTGLDPALTEGGEYEGLVEIKQPLYDGTIKPAQQQAEVNLRQATHAKTRAAADLRLNVRLAYIDLLRTQRQYAFTQESITDLQSYLETVRALAYGGAVPKTDITRAEIQLQAETIVLNDFRTAVAVAMKHLLEPMGLPLDTTIVIADSIALPAARERIEANLDLKEFGFNLETARLELKLAQAERLPVISAFGSAGGWTSRSQLLEAGAPHLFGYLVGVSLALPIWNWGATTARIAQSNAALNSLQADFTVLRRRLDTEYQTSRRQFHAAVEKLNLLKDSHVKALAQYEILLAQYAGGGVSSLEVIDAHRTLLGILLQEEQTRAEIDALHAQMLRLTGETE; the protein is encoded by the coding sequence ATGTCTCTGCTGCTGATCCTCAGCAAACCGGCACCGGGGCAAACTTTGTCGTTGGATGACTGCCTCCGTCTCGCCTTGCAGGAAAATCAGCGGCTCGTTTCTGCCGGATATGGCGTCAACGCTGCCGAGCAACAGATCAAAGCAGCGGGCGCTTTGCGGCGGCCCAATTTGAGCTTGACCGCTGGCGCTTCGTTCGCGCCGTTGACCGGCCTCGATCCCGCGCTCACCGAGGGCGGCGAGTATGAGGGGCTGGTCGAAATCAAACAACCGCTTTATGACGGAACGATCAAACCGGCGCAACAACAAGCCGAAGTGAATTTGCGGCAAGCGACACATGCCAAAACTCGTGCTGCGGCTGACCTTCGTCTCAACGTGCGGCTGGCCTATATCGACCTGCTGCGCACGCAACGACAATACGCGTTCACGCAAGAAAGCATCACCGACCTGCAATCCTACCTTGAAACCGTGCGCGCGCTGGCGTACGGTGGCGCCGTGCCCAAAACCGACATTACACGCGCCGAGATTCAGTTGCAGGCGGAAACCATCGTACTCAATGATTTCCGCACCGCCGTCGCCGTCGCCATGAAGCATCTGCTCGAACCGATGGGTTTGCCATTGGACACAACAATCGTTATAGCCGATTCAATTGCACTGCCGGCAGCGCGGGAACGCATCGAAGCTAATCTCGATCTCAAAGAATTTGGATTCAACCTCGAAACGGCCAGGCTCGAGCTCAAGCTGGCCCAGGCCGAACGCTTGCCGGTAATCTCGGCATTCGGCAGCGCCGGCGGTTGGACCTCGCGGAGTCAACTCCTCGAAGCCGGCGCGCCGCATCTCTTTGGCTATCTCGTGGGCGTTTCACTCGCTCTTCCGATTTGGAATTGGGGCGCGACAACGGCGCGCATCGCGCAAAGCAACGCCGCGCTCAATTCACTGCAAGCGGATTTCACCGTGCTGCGGCGCCGTCTCGATACGGAGTATCAAACAAGCCGGCGGCAATTTCACGCGGCAGTGGAGAAGTTGAATCTGCTCAAGGACAGTCACGTCAAAGCGCTGGCGCAATACGAAATTTTGCTGGCGCAATATGCCGGCGGCGGCGTGAGCAGCCTGGAAGTGATCGACGCGCATCGCACCCTGTTGGGCATTCTCTTGCAGGAAGAACAAACCCGCGCCGAGATCGACGCGCTGCATGCGCAAATGCTGCGCTTAACAGGAGAAACGGAATGA
- a CDS encoding ATP-binding protein, whose amino-acid sequence MNLTIRGRLTIWFTLALSAVLLLVVAVIALKLYTQLDSETREALRSEEQWLTNLIDSEFLDLATAQGEELDSLAADLNENLEERYGLKPQFALVAVQRHHGRALGSGGMHSIEQLVPPDLLERRAGIYTLVVADDHFRVRVFRREWGVAAVGVMNETLFEVAEEAGALLIWILPLAMLLALTGGWLMSKLALRPVAAAARAAESLSLANLRERLPAYAGKDEFGALVATLNRMISRLEEGVKRLQQFTQDAAHELRTPLTVLRGDVELAYQDESTADETRAWLQRILDRVIALGQIVDNLMLLARSDSGDYPIHKTAFRLDLAVKEVFEDLQILAEGRPLTVQLHSEEAVAFFGDESLIRRLLLNLCDNALKYTTQGEITLHLRKVNAHLELMVCDTGSGIPAEELPRIFDRFYRVDKARASDTGGSGLGLAICQWIVAAHGGTIAVTSAPGEGTTVRVMLPITPN is encoded by the coding sequence ATGAACTTGACCATCCGCGGCCGCCTCACGATTTGGTTCACGCTCGCGCTCTCCGCAGTGTTGCTCCTCGTCGTCGCCGTCATTGCGCTCAAGCTGTACACCCAGCTCGACAGCGAAACGCGCGAGGCCTTGCGCAGCGAGGAACAATGGCTCACGAACTTGATCGACAGCGAATTCCTCGACCTGGCCACGGCACAGGGCGAAGAATTGGACTCACTGGCGGCGGATCTGAACGAGAACCTGGAAGAGCGCTACGGCCTGAAGCCGCAATTCGCGCTGGTGGCGGTGCAGCGCCACCACGGCCGCGCCTTGGGCAGCGGCGGCATGCACAGCATCGAGCAACTGGTGCCGCCCGATCTGCTGGAGCGACGTGCCGGCATCTACACGCTCGTGGTCGCCGATGATCACTTTCGCGTGCGTGTGTTCCGGCGCGAGTGGGGCGTGGCGGCAGTGGGTGTGATGAACGAAACCTTGTTCGAAGTGGCGGAAGAGGCCGGCGCCCTGCTCATTTGGATTTTGCCTCTGGCGATGCTGCTGGCGCTCACCGGCGGCTGGCTCATGTCAAAACTGGCGCTGCGGCCGGTGGCCGCGGCGGCGCGCGCGGCGGAGTCACTCTCGCTCGCCAATCTCCGCGAACGCCTGCCCGCCTATGCCGGCAAGGATGAATTCGGCGCGCTGGTCGCCACGCTCAACCGCATGATCAGCCGTTTGGAAGAAGGCGTGAAACGGCTGCAGCAGTTCACCCAGGATGCCGCCCATGAGTTGCGCACGCCGCTCACGGTTTTGCGCGGCGACGTCGAATTGGCTTATCAAGACGAGAGCACGGCGGACGAAACCCGCGCCTGGCTGCAACGCATTCTCGATCGCGTCATCGCCCTCGGCCAGATCGTCGACAACCTGATGCTGCTGGCGCGCTCGGATTCCGGCGATTATCCCATTCACAAGACCGCTTTTCGGTTGGATCTCGCGGTGAAAGAAGTATTCGAAGATTTGCAGATTCTCGCGGAAGGCCGGCCGCTCACGGTGCAGCTTCACAGCGAGGAGGCCGTGGCGTTCTTCGGCGACGAGTCACTGATCCGCCGTCTGCTTCTGAATCTCTGCGACAACGCGCTCAAATACACCACTCAGGGAGAAATCACGCTGCACCTGCGCAAAGTCAATGCCCACCTCGAACTGATGGTGTGTGACACTGGCAGCGGCATCCCGGCGGAAGAGTTGCCCCGTATCTTCGACCGTTTCTATCGCGTCGACAAGGCGCGCGCCAGCGACACCGGCGGCAGCGGCCTCGGCCTGGCCATCTGCCAGTGGATCGTGGCGGCGCATGGCGGCACGATCGCGGTGACGAGTGCGCCTGGCGAAGGCACTACGGTGCGCGTGATGTTGCCGATCACGCCCAATTAG
- a CDS encoding response regulator transcription factor, with translation MRILVIEDEKEVASFIRRALVEESHAVDLAHDGRQGEEMALSESYDLIILDLMLPLKDGLAVLKSLRKEEIASPVLLLTARDEVADRVAGLDAGADDYLGKPFAVAELRARVRALLRRHSEHKATFLAAGDLVLDTASHEVRVGETALELTSREFAILEYLLRNKGRLLTKGMIAEHVWDYHFDSDYNLIEVYIRRLRQKIEQAGGHRLIHTVRNSGYVIREPGA, from the coding sequence ATGCGGATCCTCGTTATCGAAGACGAAAAAGAAGTGGCCAGCTTCATCCGGCGGGCGCTGGTCGAGGAATCTCATGCGGTCGATCTCGCGCACGATGGCCGACAGGGTGAGGAAATGGCGCTGTCGGAATCCTATGATTTGATCATCCTGGATCTCATGCTGCCGCTCAAAGACGGGCTGGCGGTGCTCAAGTCCTTGCGCAAGGAAGAGATCGCCTCTCCGGTTTTGTTGCTGACCGCGCGCGACGAAGTCGCTGATCGCGTGGCCGGTTTGGATGCCGGCGCAGACGATTATTTGGGAAAACCGTTCGCCGTTGCCGAGTTGCGCGCGCGTGTGCGGGCACTGTTGCGGCGCCATTCAGAGCACAAGGCCACTTTTCTGGCTGCCGGCGATCTGGTGCTGGATACCGCCTCGCATGAAGTGCGGGTCGGCGAAACCGCGCTCGAGCTGACCAGCCGCGAGTTTGCGATTCTGGAATATCTCCTGCGCAACAAGGGCCGGTTGCTCACCAAAGGCATGATTGCCGAGCACGTGTGGGATTATCATTTTGACAGCGACTACAACTTGATCGAAGTCTACATTCGGCGCTTGCGCCAAAAGATCGAGCAGGCGGGCGGGCACCGGCTGATTCACACAGTGCGCAACAGCGGATATGTGATCCGGGAGCCGGGCGCATGA
- a CDS encoding efflux RND transporter periplasmic adaptor subunit: MISFSLAFLTACGNGASGEEETEAAAVPVVEVRIDSVRSGNIPEVITATGMTKVLRQESISSPIDGKVTALRVLEGDAVKQGQVIAVVATREALAAITGAELLQSRAQTPEETKRAAAALALAQRNNTALEVCAPFDGVIVARALNENEFVNAGGALATIIDLRSLYFLAKLPARELSHLKSGQEATVNFQSWPEKLYPCKVENIQPQIDPVAQMAEVRLRFLAPAAELRSEMFGSAGIVIGDHQNALLVPDKAVLRNDETGAYTIVAAAGDSLGIIHEITPGIETPETVEISGDGIHPGMHIIVEGHYGLPDSTRIHVVQ, encoded by the coding sequence ATGATTTCCTTTTCGCTTGCCTTTCTCACCGCTTGCGGCAACGGCGCGAGTGGAGAGGAAGAAACCGAAGCCGCAGCGGTTCCGGTCGTCGAAGTAAGGATCGACAGCGTCCGCAGCGGCAACATCCCGGAAGTCATTACGGCAACGGGCATGACCAAAGTGTTGCGGCAAGAGAGCATCAGCTCGCCCATCGACGGCAAGGTGACCGCGCTGCGCGTGCTTGAAGGCGACGCGGTGAAGCAAGGACAAGTGATCGCTGTCGTGGCGACGAGAGAAGCGCTGGCCGCCATCACCGGGGCGGAATTGCTGCAGTCGCGCGCACAGACTCCCGAAGAAACCAAGCGCGCCGCAGCCGCATTGGCGCTGGCCCAGCGCAACAACACCGCCTTGGAAGTTTGTGCGCCCTTTGACGGCGTCATCGTCGCGCGCGCCTTGAACGAAAACGAATTCGTCAACGCCGGCGGCGCACTGGCGACGATCATTGATTTGCGCTCGCTCTATTTCCTTGCCAAGCTGCCGGCGCGGGAGCTGTCCCACCTCAAATCGGGACAGGAAGCCACAGTGAATTTTCAAAGCTGGCCGGAAAAACTCTATCCCTGCAAAGTCGAAAATATCCAGCCGCAGATCGATCCCGTCGCGCAAATGGCCGAGGTGCGGCTGCGTTTTCTGGCGCCCGCCGCCGAGTTGCGCAGCGAGATGTTTGGCAGCGCCGGCATCGTCATCGGCGACCATCAAAATGCCTTGCTCGTGCCGGATAAAGCAGTGCTGCGCAACGATGAGACCGGCGCGTACACCATCGTCGCAGCCGCCGGAGATTCGCTCGGCATCATTCACGAAATCACGCCCGGCATCGAAACGCCGGAAACGGTGGAAATTTCCGGCGACGGCATTCATCCCGGCATGCACATTATTGTGGAAGGCCATTACGGTCTGCCGGATTCGACGAGGATTCATGTCGTGCAATAA
- a CDS encoding NCS1 family nucleobase:cation symporter-1 has translation MAGSDLYNEDLAPTTLSQRTWSLWNIAALWIGMAVCIPTYMLAAGLIDSGMSWSQALFTIILGNVIVLIPMVLNAHAGTKYGIPFPVLLRASFGTIGSNIAALMRAVVACGWFGIQTWIGGSAIYALLGVLFGLRPGIDDSIIPWLGISLPQLGCFLLFWAINVAIILAGTESIRWLETLSAPFLLAIGLGLLYWAVSNAGGLANILSAETVARVKASAGTTQVSFWKIFFPALTGMIGFWATLSLNIPDFTRFARSQRDQMLGQVIGLPATMGLYAFIGIAVTCATVIIYGKAIWDPVQLLAKFDAPATVVLSLVSLSIATLTTNIAANVVSPANDFSNLRPTLISFKTGGLITAVIGLVIMPWRLLSDLGNYIFVWLIGYSALLGPIGGIMICDYFLIRRGRLNVEDLYRRHGEYTYRHGINWKAVLVLVLAILPNVPGFINAAAARLIFPAFFDQIYTYAWFVGLLLAMGLYYVLMRREV, from the coding sequence ATGGCCGGCTCCGATCTCTACAACGAAGATCTGGCGCCGACCACGCTGAGCCAGCGCACCTGGTCGTTGTGGAATATCGCGGCCTTGTGGATCGGCATGGCGGTGTGCATCCCCACCTACATGCTGGCCGCCGGATTGATCGACAGCGGCATGAGCTGGAGCCAGGCGCTGTTCACGATCATTCTCGGCAACGTCATCGTGCTCATTCCCATGGTGCTCAACGCCCATGCCGGCACCAAATACGGCATTCCGTTTCCGGTGCTGCTGCGCGCTTCCTTCGGCACCATCGGATCGAACATTGCGGCGCTCATGCGCGCGGTGGTGGCCTGCGGCTGGTTCGGCATCCAAACCTGGATCGGCGGCAGCGCGATCTATGCGCTGTTGGGCGTGCTGTTCGGCTTGCGGCCGGGCATCGATGACAGCATCATTCCCTGGCTCGGCATCTCGCTGCCGCAGCTCGGCTGCTTCCTCCTCTTTTGGGCCATCAATGTCGCCATCATTCTTGCGGGCACGGAATCCATTCGCTGGCTGGAGACGCTGTCGGCGCCGTTCCTGCTCGCAATTGGCTTGGGCTTGTTGTATTGGGCGGTCTCCAACGCCGGCGGCCTGGCCAACATTCTCTCCGCCGAAACCGTGGCCAGGGTCAAGGCCTCGGCAGGCACCACGCAGGTTTCGTTCTGGAAGATCTTTTTTCCCGCGTTGACCGGCATGATCGGCTTCTGGGCCACGCTCTCCCTCAACATTCCCGACTTCACGCGCTTCGCCCGCAGCCAGCGCGATCAGATGCTGGGGCAGGTCATCGGTTTGCCGGCCACCATGGGGCTGTACGCGTTCATCGGCATCGCGGTCACCTGCGCGACGGTGATCATTTACGGCAAAGCGATTTGGGATCCGGTGCAGTTGCTGGCCAAATTCGATGCACCCGCCACCGTCGTGCTCTCCCTCGTTTCCCTCTCCATTGCGACGCTGACCACCAACATCGCGGCCAACGTGGTTTCGCCGGCGAATGATTTCTCCAATCTCCGGCCCACGCTGATTTCCTTCAAAACCGGCGGCTTGATCACCGCGGTGATCGGCCTGGTGATCATGCCCTGGCGGCTGCTGTCGGATTTGGGCAACTACATTTTCGTCTGGTTGATCGGTTACAGCGCGCTGCTCGGCCCCATTGGCGGCATCATGATCTGCGATTATTTTCTCATTCGCCGCGGCCGCCTGAACGTGGAGGATTTATACCGCCGCCACGGTGAGTACACCTATCGCCACGGCATCAACTGGAAGGCCGTGCTGGTACTCGTTCTGGCGATTCTGCCCAACGTGCCCGGTTTCATCAATGCCGCCGCGGCCAGGCTCATCTTTCCGGCGTTTTTCGATCAGATTTACACCTATGCGTGGTTTGTCGGCCTGCTGCTGGCGATGGGTTTGTATTATGTGTTGATGCGCAGGGAAGTGTAG